The Cryptomeria japonica chromosome 2, Sugi_1.0, whole genome shotgun sequence region ACTCCAGATATCCCCTGCATACCCATTATATTTCCCACCATAGCTCTGCGGATCGAATCTCTCGGGGCTCATGTAAGCACAGGTGCCCACATAGGAATTGCAGCAGGAATCTATGGTGTGTGATACAATCCTGCTAACCCCAAAGTCTGCAATTTTAATTCGCTGGTAATTCTTGCTAATCAAGAGATTGGCGGGCTTGATGTCTCTGTGAACAATCCGTTCACTGTGAAGGTATTTCAATCCCTCCAGTACTTGCCGAGCAACCTTAGCCAGGCAGGACTCATTAATCCTTTTCCTGTGCTTTAAAAGCTCGGCAAGGGAGCCTCCATCCATGTATTCCAGCACAAAATTCATGTTCCCCCCCTGGTGAAACACACCCTCACTTTTAACAATGTATGGATGattgattttcctaaggatgtccATCTCCCTGGTGATGTGGGATGTGAGGGAGGGCTCATGGTCCAGGCGGATAACTTTTAGGGCATAGTAAGTGGAGGATTTGGGGTGGAGGACCTTGTACACTATGCCTGCACTACCATGCCCAAGCTTTCCCACTCTTTCCAAATCACAGAGCTTCTCTATGCCCTGTCTTGAAGATGCCTTCGGCGGCTCTggaagaggcagaggcagaggcagaggaagaggcagaggggCTCTTTGCTGTTGTGCAGGGATTGGAAGCTTCAATCCTAACCTTTTCTTTGATGCCATATCTTCTGGGCTATCAGAGATGGAGAAAACAATTTGGGAATAAGTGCAGGCGAGAGAGATTGTAGGGGCGAGGTATTATAGAGATGAGAGGCAGGGGAGAAAGTGGATGGGAAGAGGCGGCGGCAAAGGAAGGTCCGACGAAGTAGCCGGTGTTGTCGCATGTGAAGCCATGCAACTTTTCTACAACGACGTGACGTGATGAAGATGACGTGAACTATGACGACTACTAATGCTCTTCCCCTATTCTAATTTTCTAATTGGTTGGATAGAAAATGGTAGCGGTGTAATAGATAAGAGTCACAGGTAAAGGTCGCTTTCATTCATGTTCATATGAAAGTGAAATGGTGTCCAAGTTGGTCCAGGGCCATGACTTGCAGCTCGTCTAACGTCATTTGGAGGGATTTTGGCCTTTGGAAATTGAAAATCCAATGAAAATAATGAATGAAGATAAGGAAGTCATGGCGTCTCGATGCATTGTGCACGTGCAGATATGATGAGTAAAACAGTTGCATGATTTTACATTTGTTTTTTGGAAGATT contains the following coding sequences:
- the LOC131078695 gene encoding mitogen-activated protein kinase kinase 9, whose product is MASKKRLGLKLPIPAQQQRAPLPLPLPLPLPLPEPPKASSRQGIEKLCDLERVGKLGHGSAGIVYKVLHPKSSTYYALKVIRLDHEPSLTSHITREMDILRKINHPYIVKSEGVFHQGGNMNFVLEYMDGGSLAELLKHRKRINESCLAKVARQVLEGLKYLHSERIVHRDIKPANLLISKNYQRIKIADFGVSRIVSHTIDSCCNSYVGTCAYMSPERFDPQSYGGKYNGYAGDIWSLGLTLLESYLGHFPFVAAGEQADWPALMCAICFGEPPSAPASSSAEFQSFIRCCLEKDAGKRWTASQLLNHPFLNRSSQFQQPFNPTVSLQSLNISQNV